A part of Geothrix oryzae genomic DNA contains:
- a CDS encoding DMT family transporter, protein MLYLGEGAALLTSLCWSLNSVCFTVAGRRVGSASVNLGRLLMAWGVLVLVHLALYGSLFPMQAGTARLGWLGLSGLIGFALGDAVLFEAFLLIGPRLAMLLMTLSPIFSALLAWLFLGQSMSLAKIMAMALTLGGIAWVVWGDGDHEAHPHLWRGVLLGIGGALGQSVGLVFSMFGLAGGFPPISANLIRVTAGLAALLLYFGATGRLRGSLGSLRDGRATAFIGLGALTGPVLGVVLSLVAIAKAPMGVAATLMSLSPVILLPVSHFVFKEKVGGHAILGTLLALVGAAALFFV, encoded by the coding sequence GTGCTTTACCTCGGCGAAGGCGCCGCCCTCCTCACCTCGCTCTGCTGGTCGCTGAACTCCGTATGCTTCACCGTGGCCGGGCGCCGGGTGGGCTCGGCCTCGGTCAACCTGGGGCGCCTGCTCATGGCCTGGGGGGTGCTGGTCCTGGTGCACCTGGCGCTCTATGGCAGCCTCTTTCCCATGCAAGCAGGGACCGCCCGCCTGGGCTGGCTAGGCCTGTCCGGGCTCATCGGCTTCGCCCTGGGCGACGCGGTGCTCTTCGAGGCCTTCCTGCTCATCGGGCCGCGGCTGGCCATGCTGCTCATGACCCTCTCGCCGATCTTCAGCGCCCTCCTGGCCTGGCTGTTCCTGGGGCAGAGCATGAGCCTCGCCAAGATCATGGCCATGGCCCTCACCCTGGGCGGCATCGCCTGGGTGGTGTGGGGCGATGGCGACCACGAGGCCCATCCCCACCTGTGGCGCGGCGTCCTGCTGGGCATCGGCGGCGCCCTGGGGCAGTCCGTGGGCCTGGTGTTCAGCATGTTCGGCCTTGCAGGCGGCTTTCCGCCCATCTCGGCCAATCTGATCCGGGTGACGGCGGGTCTGGCGGCATTGCTGCTCTATTTCGGCGCCACGGGCCGCCTGCGGGGCAGCCTGGGCAGCCTGCGGGATGGCCGCGCCACGGCCTTCATCGGCCTCGGCGCCCTCACGGGCCCCGTGCTGGGCGTGGTGCTCTCGCTCGTCGCCATCGCCAAGGCCCCCATGGGCGTGGCGGCCACCCTGATGTCCCTCTCCCCCGTGATCCTGTTGCCGGTCTCCCACTTTGTCTTCAAGGAGAAGGTGGGCGGCCATGCGATCCTCGGGACGCTGCTGGCCCTCGTGGGCGCCGCGGCCTTGTTCTTCGTCTAG
- a CDS encoding coproporphyrinogen-III oxidase family protein, whose protein sequence is MSPDLPPVLAERLPALRSAAQAEPLGLYLHIPFCLDRCTYCSFATTRDRELQPATVRRLISQVRAWGEALGSPRVDTLYLGGGTPSLLTPAELTELTAAVREAFDLSPLREATFEANPGTVDLAWLQQARGLGWDRVSLGVQALDDGLLGRLGRIHGEAQALEALDLAGRAGFRRRSADLMVGIPGQSLAKVVEDARVLAATGIDHLSIYLLDLDKACPLRADIDAGRLSLPSEDEVADVFEALQEVLPRLGLAPYEISNYARPGAESIHNTRYWERRPYLGLGPSAASQLGAFRWTESAVIPAWADGRGALDLQELDAAEILAETPLLGLRLHRGVAWGALRSEADARHLQPLCDGWEARLHDLAKEGLVVWEGDQVRLSPRGMLLSNGILQMFV, encoded by the coding sequence TTGAGCCCTGACCTTCCGCCCGTCCTGGCGGAGCGGCTTCCGGCGCTCAGATCCGCCGCCCAGGCGGAGCCCCTCGGGCTCTACCTACACATCCCCTTCTGCCTGGACCGCTGCACCTACTGTTCCTTCGCCACCACCCGGGACCGCGAGCTCCAACCTGCGACGGTCCGCCGGCTGATCTCGCAGGTCCGGGCCTGGGGCGAGGCCCTCGGCAGCCCCCGGGTGGACACCCTGTACCTGGGCGGCGGCACGCCGTCGCTGCTGACGCCGGCGGAACTGACGGAACTCACCGCCGCCGTGCGGGAGGCCTTCGATCTGTCGCCCCTGCGCGAGGCCACCTTCGAGGCCAATCCCGGCACCGTGGACCTGGCCTGGCTCCAGCAGGCGCGGGGGTTGGGCTGGGATCGCGTCAGCCTCGGCGTGCAGGCCCTGGACGATGGGCTGCTTGGCAGGCTGGGGCGCATCCACGGCGAGGCCCAGGCCCTGGAGGCCCTGGACCTGGCGGGCCGGGCCGGATTCCGCCGCCGCAGCGCCGACCTCATGGTGGGCATCCCCGGCCAGTCGCTGGCCAAGGTGGTCGAGGACGCCCGGGTGCTCGCCGCCACGGGCATCGACCACCTCAGCATCTACCTGCTGGACCTGGACAAGGCCTGCCCCCTCCGCGCCGACATCGATGCGGGGCGGCTTTCGCTCCCCTCCGAGGACGAGGTCGCCGATGTGTTCGAGGCCCTCCAGGAGGTCCTGCCCCGCCTGGGCCTCGCGCCGTACGAGATCAGCAACTACGCCCGGCCCGGTGCGGAGTCCATCCACAACACCCGCTACTGGGAGCGCCGGCCCTACCTGGGCCTGGGTCCCAGCGCCGCCTCCCAGCTGGGCGCCTTCCGCTGGACCGAATCCGCCGTGATTCCGGCCTGGGCCGACGGGCGCGGCGCCCTCGATCTCCAGGAGCTGGATGCCGCCGAGATCCTGGCGGAAACCCCCCTGCTGGGGCTGCGCCTGCACCGGGGCGTGGCCTGGGGTGCGCTCCGAAGCGAAGCCGATGCTCGTCACCTGCAGCCCCTCTGCGACGGGTGGGAAGCGAGGCTGCACGACCTGGCCAAAGAAGGACTCGTGGTCTGGGAGGGGGATCAGGTGCGCCTCAGCCCCCGCGGGATGCTCCTGAGCAATGGCATCCTCCAGATGTTTGTCTAG